The genomic DNA ATTCGGTTCGTTGGTTTGCCGGCAGTATGCGGGAGGGGCGGACGGCTTTTCTATGCGGGTTATATCTATGCGGGTTTGTCATAGGGACAGAGTGTCCCCAGGCTGACAGATGGTGGTCGGATCGGTGTGTTACGCCTGGGATACCGGCGTTTTCTGGCGGAATTCGCACAGGTCGGCGATGCCGCACACCGGGCATTTGGGCTTGCGCGCCACGCAGACATAGCGCCCGTGCAGGATCAGCCAGTGGTGCGCGTCCAGGGCATATTCCCTGGGGACGACCTTCTCCAGCTTGCGCTCCACCTCCAGCACGTTCTTGCCGGGCGCCAGGCCCGTGCGGTTGCTGACGCGGAAGATGTGGGTGTCCACGGCGATGGTGGGCTCGCCGAAGGCCGTGTTCAGCACGACGTTGGCGGTCTTGCGGCCCACGCCCGGCAGGGCTTCCAGCGCCTCGCGGTCGCGCGGCACCTGGCCGTCGTGCTCGCGCAGCAGCTTTTCGCAGGTGGCGATGACGTTCTTCGCCTTGGTGCGGAACAGCCCGATGGTCTTGATGAAGTCGGCCACGCCTTCCTCGCCCAGGGCCAGCAGCCCTTCGGGCGTACCGTGTCGGGGAAAGAACTTGCGCGTGGCCAGGTTCACCGACTTGTCGGTGGCCTGGGCCGACAGCAGCACGGCGATCAGCAGCTGGAATGGGGTTTCATACTCCAGCTCCGTCGTCGGGGTCGGATTGGCGGTCTGCAGGCGGTGGAAGATCTCGCGGCGCTTGGTCGGGTTCATGCGGGTTTCGTCCGGCGGGCGCGGGCACGGGCCAGCGCGTCGGCAATGACCGCCTGCTTGCGGGCGTCGGGGGCGGGCGCCGCCCCCGGCGTACAGGGCTCGGCGGTGGAAGGGGGGCTGAGCTCGGCGGGCGCGCCGGCGGCCAGGCGCGCGTCGCGCTCGGCCGAGGCC from Orrella dioscoreae includes the following:
- the nth gene encoding endonuclease III, which translates into the protein MNPTKRREIFHRLQTANPTPTTELEYETPFQLLIAVLLSAQATDKSVNLATRKFFPRHGTPEGLLALGEEGVADFIKTIGLFRTKAKNVIATCEKLLREHDGQVPRDREALEALPGVGRKTANVVLNTAFGEPTIAVDTHIFRVSNRTGLAPGKNVLEVERKLEKVVPREYALDAHHWLILHGRYVCVARKPKCPVCGIADLCEFRQKTPVSQA